From the genome of Gracilibacillus salitolerans, one region includes:
- a CDS encoding rhamnogalacturonan lyase, with product MPSKSLMKKHFLLITIGILILSSFSIVPTAFANDDFQTVYGTDFGDAEPLEMENWGFSTFAATVSVNEEDIAGNDTAKLDFSIVDQSGGRVATKDFDSAVKGTQIQVKLDWYPGKNNDKGSNANENAGELRIEDEAGNKVFTINNTNNAPLTFFAGNQEPVETGITNPEAWYEVDINFDLLENMIHFSIGDESYPVSLEDVAFDGSVDKLKLVGIRTSGNNHTWTTYLDNVEINQIPVVENAITAVHELPYQRVFLGETTTDIDSIELPETVPVTLANNSTVDAPIANWQVVGEEWNPDQEGVYLFEGVLAESEEIENPFDRTATVYVYNRLTPPETNRETEWLDRGVIALQAEGGIFVSWRLLSDEYDQDVSFDIFRNGEQLNDQPLNVTNYLDEDGNSGDEYRVETIVNGEVTETNEVDSLSEDYLSIPLQKPEGGTTATGDYTYTANDASVGDLDGDGEYEVILKWYPTNSIDSSQTGMTGPTIFDAYKMDGTLLWRINMGHNLTSGAHYHQFVVADFNGNGKSEFLIKSADATTSYGTTDGEYDPNKVLSVIGNPEDDGKWVNDSGHVYGGPEYMSVFDGETGEVIDTIDYAFPVEKEEGDGGASWGDTWYNRSDRFLSGLAYLDGQTPSAIYGRGYYERTSFVAYNLVDDELTEEWTFDSDEAGRGSSLGFHSLATGDVDNDGFDEIIAGSLTLDHDGTILYAMDGEMGRDEGSHGDALHVGAFDPAREGLHVFGVHEVPAVASVEYHDGATGETLMAYFANRDVGRGLAANITSNPGYEFWGTGGNDAETGGGIYNVQGNVHADSFRDAGLSVNFALYWDGDLLHELLDDTAITKYQEDSGQANVMKDFEGVVSNNGTKATPSLQADVLGDWREEVILPTTDSNELRIFSTTVPTEYRLPTLMHDSVYRMGIAWQNSAYNQPPHIGYYLGEDIRDQVLAGELEFPSVNYTTSFAGLKHQVDMEVTAASDQVLRNKLEQAEHHLEKDRTEQAVKQLEDFMKHLKRSDLADDVKDKLLQDAETIINSWS from the coding sequence TTGCCTAGTAAAAGTCTTATGAAAAAGCATTTTTTACTTATTACGATTGGAATTCTCATTTTATCTTCTTTTTCTATTGTACCGACTGCCTTTGCAAACGACGATTTTCAGACAGTTTATGGGACAGATTTTGGAGATGCAGAGCCGCTAGAAATGGAAAATTGGGGTTTCTCTACTTTTGCTGCAACTGTCTCTGTTAATGAAGAAGACATAGCAGGAAACGATACTGCGAAGCTGGATTTTAGTATAGTCGATCAATCTGGTGGACGTGTTGCCACAAAAGATTTTGACAGTGCGGTAAAAGGAACCCAAATTCAAGTGAAATTGGACTGGTATCCTGGTAAAAACAATGATAAAGGTAGTAATGCAAACGAAAATGCTGGGGAACTTCGAATCGAAGATGAAGCCGGAAATAAGGTGTTTACGATCAACAATACCAATAATGCACCTTTAACTTTCTTTGCTGGTAACCAAGAACCAGTTGAAACTGGAATTACGAATCCGGAAGCATGGTACGAAGTCGACATTAACTTTGATCTTCTTGAAAATATGATACATTTCTCGATCGGTGATGAAAGTTATCCGGTATCCTTAGAAGATGTTGCTTTTGACGGGTCGGTTGATAAATTGAAGTTAGTCGGGATTCGAACATCAGGAAATAATCATACATGGACAACTTACTTGGATAATGTTGAAATCAATCAAATACCTGTTGTTGAAAACGCAATTACCGCTGTTCATGAATTACCATATCAGCGAGTATTCCTTGGTGAAACTACTACAGACATTGATTCGATAGAATTACCAGAAACTGTACCGGTAACTTTAGCAAATAATAGTACAGTAGATGCACCGATTGCAAACTGGCAAGTCGTTGGTGAGGAGTGGAATCCTGATCAGGAAGGCGTATACTTGTTTGAAGGAGTATTAGCAGAATCAGAGGAAATCGAAAATCCTTTTGACCGAACAGCAACTGTTTATGTCTATAATCGCTTAACACCTCCGGAAACTAATCGTGAAACGGAATGGTTGGATCGCGGTGTGATCGCCCTTCAAGCAGAGGGTGGAATTTTTGTATCCTGGCGATTATTATCGGACGAATACGATCAAGATGTTAGCTTCGATATATTCCGTAATGGGGAACAATTAAATGATCAGCCTTTGAATGTAACCAATTATTTGGATGAAGATGGGAACAGTGGAGATGAATACCGTGTAGAAACAATCGTAAATGGGGAAGTAACAGAAACGAACGAAGTAGATAGCTTGAGTGAAGACTATTTATCGATTCCGTTACAAAAACCAGAAGGTGGTACTACAGCAACAGGAGATTACACTTATACGGCTAATGATGCCAGTGTTGGCGACCTTGATGGTGATGGAGAATATGAAGTTATTTTGAAATGGTATCCAACCAACTCCATTGATAGCTCGCAAACCGGCATGACAGGTCCAACCATTTTTGATGCATATAAAATGGATGGTACGTTATTATGGCGAATTAATATGGGTCACAACCTAACTTCAGGAGCGCACTACCATCAATTTGTAGTTGCCGATTTCAATGGTAATGGAAAAAGTGAGTTTTTAATTAAATCGGCAGATGCAACAACTTCTTACGGGACGACAGATGGAGAATATGATCCTAATAAAGTGTTGAGTGTGATCGGAAATCCTGAAGATGATGGCAAATGGGTAAATGATAGTGGCCATGTCTATGGAGGTCCTGAGTATATGTCTGTTTTTGATGGTGAAACAGGTGAAGTGATAGATACGATTGACTATGCATTTCCTGTTGAAAAAGAAGAAGGAGATGGCGGGGCTTCCTGGGGTGACACCTGGTACAACCGTTCTGACCGTTTCTTATCTGGCCTGGCTTATTTAGATGGGCAAACACCAAGTGCAATATATGGCCGCGGTTATTATGAACGAACTAGTTTTGTTGCCTATAATTTAGTGGACGATGAACTTACAGAGGAATGGACATTTGATTCAGATGAAGCAGGCCGAGGTAGTAGTTTAGGATTTCACAGTTTAGCGACTGGTGATGTTGACAACGATGGTTTCGATGAAATTATTGCTGGATCCTTAACCTTAGATCATGATGGTACGATTCTGTATGCAATGGATGGAGAAATGGGGCGTGACGAAGGCTCACATGGTGATGCTTTACATGTAGGTGCTTTTGATCCAGCACGTGAAGGTTTACATGTTTTTGGCGTTCATGAAGTTCCCGCAGTAGCTTCTGTCGAGTATCATGATGGTGCCACTGGCGAAACCTTGATGGCTTACTTTGCAAATCGGGATGTAGGTCGCGGCCTTGCAGCCAATATCACTTCCAATCCCGGATATGAATTCTGGGGAACAGGCGGAAATGATGCGGAAACTGGTGGTGGTATATATAATGTCCAAGGAAATGTACATGCCGATAGCTTCAGAGATGCTGGATTATCCGTTAACTTTGCCTTATACTGGGATGGAGATTTACTTCATGAACTATTAGATGATACAGCCATTACGAAGTATCAGGAAGATAGTGGACAAGCAAATGTTATGAAAGATTTTGAAGGTGTTGTCAGTAATAATGGAACAAAAGCGACTCCGTCATTACAAGCGGACGTTCTTGGAGATTGGCGTGAGGAAGTAATATTACCGACAACGGACAGTAATGAATTACGAATCTTCAGTACAACTGTTCCAACTGAATATCGATTGCCGACTTTAATGCATGATTCGGTTTACCGTATGGGGATTGCATGGCAAAACTCTGCATATAACCAACCACCGCATATTGGTTACTATTTAGGTGAGGATATTCGTGATCAAGTGCTAGCTGGAGAATTAGAATTTCCTTCTGTTAATTACACAACATCTTTTGCTGGGCTGAAGCATCAAGTGGATATGGAAGTAACAGCAGCGAGTGATCAAGTACTAAGAAATAAATTAGAACAAGCAGAACATCACCTTGAAAAAGATCGTACCGAACAAGCAGTTAAACAATTAGAAGACTTTATGAAACATCTAAAACGAAGCGATCTAGCAGACGATGTTAAAGATAAATTATTACAAGATGCTGAAACAATCATAAATAGCTGGTCTTAA
- a CDS encoding LamG-like jellyroll fold domain-containing protein, with the protein MKSIIRKSILLFLVFMLIPATVGATKNSQQSDNSNKPGQPSEGPVPHFNNVSVHDPSIIKDGDTFYAFGTHIEAAKSKDLISWDRFTNGYTTPDNTLYGDLSENLAGSFEWAGENDADSAGGFAVWAPDIFYNEDYVNEDGSTGAYMIYYSASSTYIRSAIGYAVSQDIEGPYEYVDTVVYSGFTEEEAYDNNSTINKQWENTNISSLVEDGTLAEENDDWFSSDGSFNNTMYPNAIDANLFYDEDGKLWMTYGSWSGGLFLLEIDKETGQVIYPEEDGETEDGRMIDRYFGTKIAGGYTKSGEGPYIVYDEETGYYYLYVTYGWLGADGGYNMRVFRATAPEGPYLDAKGQDAVLPGNVSNHTYGNKIMGNFMFDRKIGEAGDGDGFGYVSPGHNSVYLDEDTGEQLLVFHSRFPNQGEAHEMRIHSIFMNEDDWPVVSPYRYTGKALEKVNKQDIEGLYKFINHGNEYSGAIETSEYITLEKNNKVTGAAEGTWKKTDHNQAEITLDDETYKGVFVPQWDEVSEQYVMTFTAISDQGIAIWGSQQADRTDAEVVKAIEEELNLGNTNEVVSDLELPTVGANGATISWETSDESVITNTGEIDRPSEEVGSLNATLTATITQGEETATKSFEITVLPYQNAELTSHFPFDSNLSDQHGDFGTGTITGDRITNTGGSISYEEGVSGQAIYFDGDSGVLLPDNLITNHQYSVSFWVNPEDLSTYTTTFFGGEFSSWISMLPQGPASDRTMLWSGEAWYDAPSSYTINTNEWTHVAFSVNNGTVKLYLNGEEEFVGSNFPDIFTNADADFSLGVNHWDTPFKGYIDDLQIFNGELSPEQLNQLSSQ; encoded by the coding sequence ATGAAATCTATTATTAGAAAATCGATTTTATTATTTCTCGTATTTATGTTAATTCCAGCGACAGTAGGTGCGACAAAAAATTCACAGCAATCTGACAACAGTAATAAACCTGGACAACCCTCGGAAGGTCCTGTTCCTCATTTTAATAACGTATCCGTACATGATCCTTCCATTATTAAAGACGGTGATACCTTCTATGCTTTTGGTACACACATTGAAGCAGCAAAATCTAAGGATCTTATAAGTTGGGATAGATTCACCAATGGTTATACAACCCCTGATAACACACTGTATGGTGATCTATCAGAAAACCTAGCAGGCTCTTTTGAATGGGCTGGAGAAAACGATGCCGATAGCGCTGGCGGTTTTGCTGTATGGGCACCTGATATCTTTTATAATGAAGATTATGTCAATGAAGATGGATCAACAGGTGCCTATATGATCTATTACAGTGCGTCTTCAACATACATTCGTTCTGCGATCGGCTATGCCGTTTCACAAGATATTGAAGGACCTTATGAATACGTAGATACTGTTGTATATTCAGGATTCACAGAAGAAGAAGCTTATGATAATAATAGTACTATTAATAAGCAATGGGAAAACACAAATATTTCTTCCTTAGTAGAAGATGGTACATTAGCAGAAGAAAATGACGACTGGTTTAGTAGTGATGGATCATTTAATAATACGATGTACCCTAATGCAATCGATGCCAACCTATTCTATGATGAAGATGGAAAGCTTTGGATGACTTATGGTTCATGGTCTGGCGGTTTATTCTTATTAGAAATAGATAAAGAGACCGGTCAGGTTATTTATCCTGAAGAAGACGGTGAAACGGAAGATGGCAGAATGATCGACCGCTACTTTGGCACCAAAATTGCCGGCGGTTACACCAAATCAGGTGAAGGACCATATATCGTATACGATGAAGAAACTGGCTACTACTATTTATACGTAACCTACGGCTGGCTAGGTGCAGACGGCGGATATAATATGAGAGTTTTCCGTGCAACAGCTCCAGAAGGGCCTTATCTAGATGCCAAAGGGCAGGATGCTGTACTTCCTGGTAATGTATCGAACCACACATATGGTAATAAAATAATGGGTAATTTTATGTTTGACAGAAAAATTGGAGAAGCTGGCGATGGAGATGGCTTTGGATATGTTTCTCCTGGTCATAATTCTGTTTATTTAGATGAAGATACAGGAGAACAATTGCTAGTCTTCCATTCTCGTTTTCCTAATCAAGGTGAAGCACATGAAATGAGAATTCATTCCATTTTTATGAATGAAGACGATTGGCCAGTTGTATCTCCTTACCGTTACACAGGAAAAGCACTTGAAAAAGTTAATAAACAAGACATAGAAGGTTTGTACAAATTCATTAATCACGGGAATGAATACTCTGGTGCCATAGAAACTTCTGAGTATATTACTTTAGAGAAAAACAATAAAGTGACTGGTGCTGCAGAAGGAACTTGGAAGAAAACAGATCACAATCAGGCTGAAATCACACTTGATGATGAAACATATAAAGGCGTATTTGTTCCTCAATGGGATGAAGTATCAGAACAATATGTGATGACATTTACAGCAATTTCTGATCAAGGAATAGCTATTTGGGGAAGTCAGCAAGCGGATAGAACTGATGCTGAAGTTGTGAAAGCTATAGAAGAGGAACTTAATTTAGGAAATACCAATGAAGTAGTTAGTGATTTAGAATTACCTACAGTGGGTGCAAATGGAGCAACAATTAGCTGGGAAACATCAGATGAGTCGGTTATTACCAATACTGGCGAAATCGATCGTCCTTCAGAAGAAGTAGGCTCTTTAAACGCAACATTAACTGCTACCATAACACAAGGAGAAGAAACAGCTACAAAATCCTTTGAGATTACGGTGTTGCCCTATCAAAATGCGGAATTGACTAGTCATTTTCCTTTCGACAGTAATTTATCAGATCAGCATGGTGACTTCGGAACTGGTACCATAACGGGGGATCGAATCACCAATACTGGCGGGTCCATTTCCTATGAAGAAGGTGTAAGTGGACAAGCAATCTACTTTGATGGTGATTCTGGTGTATTATTACCAGATAATTTGATTACGAACCATCAATATTCTGTTTCTTTCTGGGTAAACCCTGAAGACCTGTCAACATACACAACTACTTTCTTCGGAGGAGAATTCAGCAGTTGGATTAGTATGTTGCCACAAGGACCTGCAAGTGACAGAACTATGCTATGGTCAGGTGAAGCATGGTATGACGCTCCAAGCAGCTACACGATTAATACGAACGAATGGACACATGTAGCATTCTCTGTCAATAACGGAACGGTTAAATTATACTTGAACGGTGAGGAAGAATTCGTAGGATCCAACTTCCCAGATATATTTACAAATGCAGACGCAGATTTCAGCCTTGGAGTAAACCACTGGGATACGCCATTTAAAGGATATATCGATGATTTACAAATTTTTAATGGAGAACTATCACCGGAACAACTAAACCAACTTTCATCTCAATAG
- a CDS encoding alpha-L-arabinofuranosidase C-terminal domain-containing protein, producing the protein MTKETKVEVNPRRVLSSGNSMLYGHFIEQFHRQIYGGIFDPDSPLSDEQGFRQDVLDALKNIGTPIVRWPGGCFVSNYHWEDGVGKREPFFDKAWRVEEPNLFGTDEFVAFCRLIGAEPYICTNAGTGTAEEMSNWVEYCNLKEEGKYAKMRQENGLKEPFNVKYWSIGNENYGNWEIGAKDQKEWARLVLESAKMMKRVDPTIELLAASISDLDWNINLLKEAGDFLDWISIHGYWDRLHEVDNPSPYETCMIHTLEIEEQILKTKHILGSLGYLNKIKIAFDEWNLRGWHHPNVHRGDWMADDIITSRDRNDINSTYTMADAVFNACFLNTCLKHSDVIGMANFAPVINTRGAIFTHEDGLVLRSTYYVFELYTKCMGDKIVDTWTSQNDFFEVKHGGKTYHVPSLDVIATTREGSENVRIAIINRHPNEKRVINIKNNIQFENGTVYSIIGSSKDAYNDIDQLDNCKTVQHTVKVNAYEAAVEVEPHSVNVLVFE; encoded by the coding sequence ATGACAAAAGAAACAAAGGTTGAAGTGAATCCGAGACGTGTTTTAAGTAGTGGCAACTCTATGCTTTATGGTCATTTTATCGAGCAGTTTCATCGCCAAATTTATGGAGGAATTTTCGACCCTGATTCACCTCTTTCAGATGAACAAGGGTTCCGTCAGGACGTACTAGATGCTTTAAAAAATATTGGAACTCCTATTGTCAGATGGCCAGGTGGATGTTTTGTATCCAACTATCATTGGGAAGATGGGGTTGGAAAACGGGAACCTTTTTTTGATAAAGCTTGGAGAGTAGAAGAACCAAACCTGTTCGGAACAGACGAATTTGTTGCCTTCTGTCGCTTGATAGGAGCAGAACCATATATTTGTACAAATGCAGGAACTGGTACAGCAGAAGAGATGAGCAATTGGGTAGAATATTGTAATCTCAAAGAAGAAGGAAAATACGCAAAAATGAGACAGGAAAACGGCCTTAAAGAGCCATTCAACGTGAAGTACTGGAGCATCGGTAATGAAAACTATGGTAATTGGGAAATTGGAGCAAAAGACCAAAAAGAATGGGCCCGGTTAGTATTAGAATCCGCTAAAATGATGAAACGAGTAGATCCCACAATTGAATTACTCGCTGCCAGTATTTCTGACTTGGATTGGAATATCAATCTTTTAAAAGAAGCTGGAGACTTTCTAGATTGGATTTCTATTCACGGTTATTGGGATCGACTTCATGAAGTGGACAACCCTTCCCCATATGAAACTTGTATGATCCATACGTTAGAAATAGAAGAACAAATTTTAAAAACAAAACATATTCTAGGTTCACTCGGTTATCTAAACAAAATCAAGATCGCTTTTGACGAATGGAATTTACGGGGATGGCATCATCCAAATGTCCATAGAGGAGATTGGATGGCCGATGATATTATTACATCAAGAGATCGAAATGATATTAATTCTACCTATACAATGGCAGACGCTGTTTTTAATGCATGTTTCCTAAATACTTGTTTAAAACATAGTGATGTTATCGGAATGGCAAATTTCGCGCCTGTGATTAATACTCGCGGTGCTATTTTCACACATGAAGATGGACTTGTCTTACGTTCTACTTACTATGTATTTGAGTTATACACGAAATGTATGGGAGATAAGATTGTCGATACTTGGACTTCACAAAATGATTTCTTTGAAGTTAAGCACGGAGGAAAAACGTATCACGTACCATCACTAGATGTCATTGCTACAACAAGAGAAGGATCAGAAAACGTAAGAATAGCGATTATTAACAGACACCCAAATGAAAAAAGAGTGATTAACATAAAAAATAACATTCAATTCGAGAATGGAACCGTCTATTCCATAATAGGCTCTTCTAAAGATGCATACAATGATATAGATCAACTGGACAATTGTAAAACTGTCCAACATACGGTGAAAGTAAATGCATATGAAGCAGCTGTAGAAGTGGAGCCTCATTCAGTTAATGTATTGGTATTTGAATAA
- a CDS encoding DUF3949 domain-containing protein, giving the protein MLSSVLVPFQYRYLEGLEEEQYRNWKNQSDYYKSKSAAEQVLHANAQGNLLFVLANVMAYIIYKIIKH; this is encoded by the coding sequence TTGTTATCATCAGTTCTCGTCCCTTTTCAGTATCGTTATTTGGAAGGTTTAGAAGAAGAACAATATCGAAACTGGAAGAATCAATCAGACTACTATAAAAGTAAGAGTGCTGCTGAACAGGTTCTACATGCAAATGCTCAAGGAAATCTGCTATTTGTTCTTGCTAACGTTATGGCATATATTATCTACAAAATAATAAAGCACTAG
- a CDS encoding transglycosylase domain-containing protein encodes MTMKRTTRRKRKQKRCIRIIIATFLIFLSLLIIGGISLFALIQDTPALSEEQLQNPSTSVIYDKNENKVANITGNEHRLPVNIDDVPTQVQNAFIAIEDARFRKHSGVDLKRIAGAILANMEEGWGAEGGSTITQQVVKNTYLSPEKTLKRKAQEAYLAIQMEKNYSKDEILEMYINTIYFGHGAYGLGAAAEVYFNKDVSELTVSEAALLAGLPQRPSGYDPFKYPEAATDRREIVLSAMERHNFISSEMAEEAKNTEIESMLSQEQENNSYQGFIDYAIEELIKKGFEENELYNGGFKIYTTLDPEAQAFTNEVMTGTDTIPFPDEAFKAGVVLMDTKTGAIRAIGGNRDPEAEGIQRGFNFATDIKRQPGSTIKPILDYGPAIEYNNWSTYHQIKDEKLELDGKEFKNYDGRFHGIVSMRESLVNSYNIPAIKTFLELENDQAKQFAANLGIDLEHAYPSYAIGGFGNEDGVSPLKMAGAYATFGNNGQYHEPYAVTKVEYPAGEVRELESEGQKAMNDYTAYMITDMLKDVVEEGTGTLARIDGLPMAGKTGTTNPPEGISAGSTDSWFVGYTTEYTAAVWTGYETTSTEQFISKEDARISRLLFKEIMSHASQDIETADFTKPSSVEEVMIDTRNGKVASNHTPSSSIVAELFVKGTTIPMEYKPVQKDTTNNNSNNQEEKEKKEKEKDQKEEKKEQEKMEKEKKKEEEKKKKEEKEDNNQEKQDSDDNNASNRDKKEKNTDEDANNNSEQNDNSEEDSEDSQEENDSNETDQPGSDDESNKEEESIESDKNNNEEEED; translated from the coding sequence ATGACAATGAAAAGAACCACAAGAAGAAAAAGAAAACAAAAAAGATGCATCAGAATCATCATCGCAACCTTTCTCATTTTCTTATCTTTGCTGATTATAGGGGGCATCTCTCTATTCGCCCTTATTCAAGATACACCTGCATTATCAGAAGAGCAATTACAAAATCCAAGCACTTCCGTCATCTATGATAAAAACGAGAATAAGGTTGCCAATATTACCGGTAACGAGCATCGCTTACCTGTAAACATTGATGATGTTCCAACACAGGTTCAGAACGCTTTTATCGCAATAGAAGATGCTCGATTCCGAAAGCACTCCGGAGTTGATCTAAAGCGTATCGCTGGAGCAATATTGGCAAATATGGAAGAAGGCTGGGGAGCTGAGGGTGGTAGTACAATCACCCAACAGGTAGTAAAAAACACTTACCTATCTCCAGAAAAAACTCTAAAAAGAAAAGCACAGGAAGCATACCTTGCCATTCAAATGGAAAAGAATTATTCGAAGGATGAAATCTTAGAAATGTATATCAACACCATCTATTTCGGTCATGGTGCATATGGCCTAGGTGCAGCTGCAGAAGTTTACTTTAACAAAGACGTCAGTGAACTTACTGTTTCAGAAGCAGCTTTGCTCGCAGGACTTCCGCAACGTCCAAGCGGTTATGACCCTTTCAAGTATCCAGAAGCAGCGACAGATAGAAGAGAAATTGTATTATCCGCGATGGAGAGACATAATTTCATCTCCTCAGAAATGGCTGAAGAGGCAAAGAATACAGAAATAGAAAGCATGCTCTCTCAAGAACAAGAAAACAATTCCTATCAAGGGTTTATTGATTATGCCATAGAAGAATTGATTAAAAAAGGTTTTGAGGAGAATGAGCTTTATAATGGTGGTTTCAAAATATATACGACACTTGATCCAGAGGCACAAGCTTTTACTAACGAGGTAATGACAGGAACGGATACGATCCCTTTTCCTGATGAAGCTTTTAAAGCAGGAGTTGTATTAATGGATACTAAAACGGGTGCCATCCGCGCGATCGGTGGTAATCGTGATCCAGAAGCTGAAGGCATACAACGCGGGTTCAATTTTGCAACAGATATAAAGCGTCAACCCGGTTCAACGATAAAGCCGATTCTAGACTATGGACCAGCGATTGAATATAACAACTGGTCTACGTATCATCAGATTAAAGATGAAAAACTTGAACTTGATGGAAAAGAATTCAAAAATTATGATGGCAGATTCCATGGTATTGTATCGATGAGAGAGTCACTGGTAAACTCTTATAATATTCCCGCGATCAAGACATTCTTAGAATTAGAAAATGATCAAGCCAAACAATTTGCCGCCAACCTTGGTATTGACCTAGAACATGCTTACCCTTCCTATGCAATTGGTGGCTTCGGAAATGAGGATGGTGTCTCTCCACTAAAAATGGCTGGTGCTTATGCAACATTTGGAAATAATGGACAATATCACGAACCATACGCTGTTACTAAAGTAGAATATCCAGCAGGTGAAGTAAGAGAATTGGAGTCAGAAGGACAAAAAGCAATGAATGATTACACTGCCTATATGATTACTGATATGTTGAAAGATGTAGTCGAAGAAGGTACCGGTACACTTGCCAGAATTGACGGCTTACCTATGGCTGGTAAAACAGGAACGACAAACCCTCCAGAAGGTATTTCAGCTGGGTCTACCGATTCTTGGTTTGTAGGCTATACAACAGAATACACTGCTGCTGTTTGGACCGGCTACGAGACTACTTCTACAGAGCAATTCATCAGCAAAGAAGATGCACGCATTTCCAGGTTATTATTCAAGGAAATTATGTCCCATGCTTCCCAAGATATCGAAACAGCAGATTTCACAAAACCATCGAGCGTAGAAGAAGTAATGATTGACACACGTAATGGCAAAGTCGCATCTAACCACACTCCTTCCAGCAGTATTGTAGCAGAGTTATTTGTAAAAGGAACGACGATACCAATGGAGTATAAGCCAGTACAAAAGGACACAACAAATAATAATTCGAATAACCAAGAAGAAAAAGAGAAGAAAGAGAAAGAAAAAGATCAAAAGGAAGAGAAAAAAGAACAGGAAAAAATGGAGAAAGAAAAGAAGAAAGAAGAAGAGAAAAAGAAAAAAGAAGAAAAAGAAGACAATAATCAGGAAAAACAAGACTCTGACGACAATAATGCTTCCAACCGTGATAAAAAAGAAAAAAATACAGATGAGGATGCCAACAATAATTCAGAGCAAAACGACAATAGTGAAGAAGACAGTGAGGACTCTCAAGAAGAAAATGACTCTAACGAGACAGATCAACCGGGTTCGGATGATGAATCGAATAAGGAAGAAGAAAGTATAGAATCAGATAAAAATAATAATGAGGAAGAAGAGGATTAA
- a CDS encoding VOC family protein yields the protein MPVNPYLMFNGNAREVIEFYEKTFQTEPAEIMTYGDMPVQKKEIPEEVKPLVVHGRIFVDGTPIMFSDVTPGMEYKEGNNVNLTVVSDNVELIQHAYKILQEDGKLEMEMQKTFWSENYAKLTDKYGIHWQLSTE from the coding sequence ATGCCAGTCAATCCTTATTTAATGTTTAATGGAAATGCTCGTGAAGTAATCGAATTTTATGAAAAAACTTTTCAAACAGAACCAGCTGAAATAATGACTTATGGGGACATGCCAGTACAGAAGAAGGAAATACCAGAAGAAGTAAAGCCATTAGTCGTTCATGGAAGAATTTTTGTTGATGGAACACCGATTATGTTTTCCGATGTGACGCCAGGTATGGAATACAAAGAAGGTAATAATGTTAATCTTACTGTTGTATCTGATAATGTTGAGTTGATACAACACGCATATAAGATCTTACAGGAAGACGGTAAATTGGAAATGGAAATGCAGAAAACTTTCTGGTCGGAGAATTATGCAAAATTAACGGACAAGTATGGGATCCACTGGCAATTAAGTACGGAATAA